Genomic segment of Streptomyces alboniger:
TGCTCCTCCTCGACGCGCAGGGGATCGAGTGCTCCACCGGGTCGGCGTGCACGGCGGGCATCGCCCAGCCCAGCCACGTCCTGCTCGCCACCGGCACCGACCCGGACCTCGCGCGCGGCACCCTGCGCTTCTCCTTCGGCCACACGTCGACCAAGGCGGACGTCGAGGCGGTCGCGGCGGCGATCGGCCCGGCGGTGGAGCGGGCGCGCACGGCGGGGCTGAGCTGAGGCGGGACCGAGCCGATCCGCCGGACAGGTTCTAGGCCTTCCTGCCGGGCGCTTCGAGCCGCTCGCGCGCGGCGCGGACCAAGCGCAGGTACCGGTCCCAGTCCCAGTGCGGGCCGGGGTCCGTGTGGTCCGTGCCCGGCACCTCGACGTGCCCGATGATGTGCTTGCGGTCCACCGGGATGTCGTACCGCTCACATATTCCGGCCGTGAGCCGCGCCGACGAGGCGTACATCGCGGCCGTGAAGGACGACTTGTCGTCGACGAAGCCCTCGTGCTCGATGCCCACGCTGCGTTCGTTGTAGCCCCTGTCGCCCGCGTGGAACGCCACGTCCAGCTCGCGGATCATCTGCGCCACATGCCCGTCCTTGCGCACCACGTAGTGCGTGGCGGCGCGGTGGGCGGGGTCCTTGAAGACGCGCAGCGCCGTCGCGTACCCGCCCTGGACCACGTGGATGATGACGCGGTCGATGGTGTAGTCGTCGGGGCGGTCCGCTCGGCGCCAGTTGTAGGCCGAGGCGGCGGTCCACTGCGCGCCCTTGGCGTCGACCTCGCCCTCCTTGCGCTTCTTGACCACACCGGGCATGCGCCACCACAGCCGCCCCAGGTCGTCCCTGGCGAACACGGCCGTGCCGAAGGCGGCCGCGCCGCCCCCGATCAGCAGGGCGCGCCGGCTCACTCCGCGGCCTCCCGGCTTCTGCCCCTCTGGTTCCCCCATACGATCGTCAACGCTTACTCACGGGCGTCCGGTTCCCGCGGGCCCGTACTCTGTTAGAGCTATGAATCTGACCGAGACCCCGCAGCCTTCCCCGCGCCCCCTCCGTGTCCTGGCCGCCATGTCCGGCGGCGTGGACTCCGCCGTCGCCGCCGCCCGGGCCGCCGAGGCCGGCCACGACGTGACGGGAGTGCACCTCGCCCTCTCGGCGAACCCGCAGTCGTTCCGCACGGGCGCCCGCGGCTGCTG
This window contains:
- a CDS encoding N-acetylmuramoyl-L-alanine amidase, translated to MGEPEGQKPGGRGVSRRALLIGGGAAAFGTAVFARDDLGRLWWRMPGVVKKRKEGEVDAKGAQWTAASAYNWRRADRPDDYTIDRVIIHVVQGGYATALRVFKDPAHRAATHYVVRKDGHVAQMIRELDVAFHAGDRGYNERSVGIEHEGFVDDKSSFTAAMYASSARLTAGICERYDIPVDRKHIIGHVEVPGTDHTDPGPHWDWDRYLRLVRAARERLEAPGRKA